A stretch of the Streptomyces ortus genome encodes the following:
- a CDS encoding DUF397 domain-containing protein, translated as MPCFHWQKSSFSSEGNNCLELAIAPDGTLRLRESDHPATAIAVPRAGLHSLLATVRHGKPGRPRP; from the coding sequence GTGCCCTGTTTTCACTGGCAGAAGTCGTCCTTCAGCAGTGAGGGAAACAACTGCCTGGAACTCGCCATCGCGCCCGACGGAACCCTCCGCCTCCGCGAATCCGACCACCCCGCAACCGCGATCGCCGTCCCCCGTGCGGGCCTCCACTCACTGCTGGCCACGGTCCGCCACGGAAAACCCGGCCGCCCCCGCCCTTGA
- a CDS encoding DUF397 domain-containing protein — translation MTELRWQKSSFSSEASNCLELATTPDGELRLRESDDPTTTLALGSAGLHSLLVAVRQGITGRS, via the coding sequence ATGACCGAACTGCGCTGGCAGAAGTCCTCATTCAGCAGCGAGGCCAGCAACTGCCTGGAACTGGCCACCACCCCCGACGGCGAACTCCGCCTCCGCGAGTCCGACGACCCGACGACCACGCTCGCCCTCGGCTCCGCAGGCCTCCACTCACTGCTGGTCGCCGTCCGCCAGGGGATAACCGGCCGCTCGTAG
- a CDS encoding helix-turn-helix domain-containing protein encodes MPPRPSATVRQQRLGAEMRKLRERAGLNSREAGQKLGIDPARISNIESGRFGVSADRVRAFAHGYECCDESYIDALAAMTAGRSRNWWDDYRDLLPPVLLDLSEMEEHAKALRTVQFTHLPGLLQTADYARLVFQQNVPSLPPPKIEHRLSHRIKRQGILYGDSPTQYAGIIHEAALRMRFGGPNVMRDQLAHIAQMSERENVTVLVLPFSAGIFPGAGQTVVIAHGPHPQLDTVQLDTEHGSEFLHAEAQLEKYRTIMGRMEQLSLTAPESRDFIHGLIADLQKDPS; translated from the coding sequence ATGCCACCAAGGCCTTCAGCCACCGTTAGGCAGCAGCGCCTAGGCGCTGAAATGCGCAAACTCCGTGAGCGCGCGGGCCTCAACTCCCGTGAGGCGGGACAGAAACTGGGCATCGATCCGGCCCGTATCAGCAACATCGAGTCCGGACGGTTCGGTGTCAGCGCCGATCGTGTTCGAGCATTCGCCCACGGGTACGAATGCTGCGATGAGTCCTACATCGACGCGCTCGCGGCCATGACGGCCGGGCGCTCCCGCAACTGGTGGGACGACTACAGGGATCTCCTCCCTCCGGTCCTGCTGGACCTCTCGGAGATGGAAGAGCACGCGAAGGCACTGCGTACGGTTCAGTTCACGCATCTGCCCGGCCTGCTTCAGACCGCGGACTACGCACGCCTGGTCTTTCAGCAGAACGTGCCCAGCCTGCCGCCTCCGAAGATCGAGCACCGGCTGTCCCACCGGATCAAGCGCCAGGGGATTCTCTACGGCGACAGCCCGACGCAGTACGCCGGGATCATCCACGAGGCGGCTCTGCGTATGCGATTCGGAGGCCCCAACGTCATGCGCGACCAGTTGGCGCACATTGCGCAGATGAGCGAGCGCGAGAACGTGACCGTCCTCGTGCTCCCCTTCTCGGCCGGAATCTTCCCCGGCGCGGGCCAGACCGTGGTCATCGCCCACGGTCCGCACCCACAGTTGGACACCGTGCAGTTGGACACGGAACACGGCTCGGAGTTCCTGCACGCGGAGGCCCAGTTGGAGAAGTACCGAACAATCATGGGCCGCATGGAGCAGCTGTCACTCACTGCCCCGGAATCGCGCGACTTCATCCACGGACTGATCGCAGATCTACAAAAGGACCCGTCATGA
- a CDS encoding ATP-binding protein has protein sequence MTELALHHLADSPLDGDWEYALRIPNSLLGPGIVRAHVRAVLTRYQVSSGVLDNAQLVASELVTNSLSCTRDSVAVRLTRTDGRLRLSVWDSSPYPPPRPPGAGPDDESGRGLWLTRACADDWGHHLVINGRRDGGGKEVWAEWRAPSPDFAL, from the coding sequence GTGACCGAACTCGCCCTGCATCACCTCGCCGACTCGCCCCTCGACGGCGACTGGGAGTACGCGCTACGGATTCCCAACTCGCTGCTCGGGCCGGGCATCGTCCGGGCCCACGTGCGGGCCGTGCTCACCCGGTATCAGGTGAGTTCCGGCGTCCTTGACAATGCCCAACTCGTCGCGTCGGAGCTGGTCACCAACTCCCTCTCCTGTACGCGGGATTCCGTAGCCGTGCGGCTCACGCGGACCGACGGGCGGCTGCGGCTCAGCGTGTGGGACAGCAGTCCGTATCCTCCACCGCGTCCGCCGGGGGCCGGGCCCGACGACGAGTCCGGGCGCGGGCTCTGGCTCACACGGGCGTGTGCCGACGACTGGGGTCATCACCTCGTGATCAACGGGCGGCGTGACGGCGGCGGCAAGGAGGTGTGGGCGGAATGGCGCGCTCCGAGCCCGGACTTTGCCCTGTAG